CTGATTAACCAGTTAGGAACTACTGGTGTTGATCTTGGTCTTGCTGCTGCTACAGATCCTTCGGGCAATCTTTATGTAACAGGATATACTACTGGCCCTTTGGCTGGAACCAATAATGGTTCTACAGATATCTGGGTAATCAAATTTAACAACAATGGCAATCAATTGTGGGCTAAGCAGGGCAAACGCATCTAAAGTACTCTTGATCATGACCAAAATTGAGAACCAACGGAAAATCGCTATTTCTCGTTTGATTTATTTTCCAAATCTCAAAGCGATGCCTTTGGCAAGCCCTCCGGGTTCAGCAGTTTCAACTCGACAGGAACCGCCAAGACTTGAACTGCTTCACCTCAGAGCGTTTACGCCTAAACTTTTGTCAATAAGCATGGCTTAATGCGATTATTTTTGAGTCTATTGAGAATAGTCTAGCCTTATTGACATGATGCGTTTGCCCTGCCCCAGCCTCCCCTGCTCACCACTACGCCAAGTTTGTTTGGCGCACCACTAGTGGTATACTGAACCGTATTGGGTTCTAAGTCCCTAATGTGCTAATTAAGCATTTTCTACTCAGCACTATTATCTATCGGTATCACTGGTGATCCTATCTGTGTCAAAGGCGGTTGAATAGCAGTTTGATTTCCCACTACCAGAGTCACCATATTTTCTGGTTTGAGGTATTGCTGTGCTACCCGTTGTACATCAGCCTCTGTAGTTGCTGCTACAGCTTTCTGGAAGCGAAATATAAAATCCGCAGGATAACCGTAATATTCGTATGTCATCAACCGTGACAAGGTTTGCCCAGGCTCTTGAAATGCGAATACAAAGGAGTTTAGTGTAGACTCTTTAGCCAAAGCTAGTTCTTCTGGTGTTATTCTTTCCTCTTGGATACGCTTGATTTCAGTCTGTAAAGCTTTGATAAACTGTACTGTAGCTTCAGAGCGGGTTTGTCCGCCAGCGATGAATACTCCAGGGTAATCGTAATTGGGACTCCAAGAAGCTGCTACACCGTAAGTTAACCCTTGACGCGATCGCAATTCATTCATTAAACGTGCATTTAACACTTCATTCAACACACTCAGCGCCCCATAGTCAGGACTATCTCCTCGTCCCCCCAAATGCCCCATACAAACAGTACTCTGAGTTAATTGCGGTTGATTGACAAAAAAGACACCACCTGTATTTGCTGGAGATACCTCTGGCAATTGGGGTTTAGCAATGTTGGGGTTGGGCTGCCAATCGCCTAATTTAGCTTGGATGAGCGATCGCATTTTACTGCTGTCAAAATCCCCCACAACCTCCAAAATTATATTATTGGGGTAGAAATATTGTTGGTAAAAGTTCAGCAAGTCTTCACGAGTAATCCGATCTACCGTTGCGTACTCTGCTGTACGGGCATAAGGGCTATCTTTGCCATAGATTAATTTAAGAAATTCTCGATCAGCAATACTATCCGGATCGTCGTTGCGACGGGCAATACTATCTTTCAACTGAGCCTTAGCTAAATCTACCTTTTCCTGAGCAAACACTGGCTCTCGCAACACCTCAGCAAATAGCCCAAATACCATATCTAAATCTTCACTGAGTGCTTTAAAAGCAGCAGCACCATCAGTTTGGGCAATGGCAGTTGCCACCCCAGCGGCCCGTTGTTCCAATATCTCGTCTAGCTCATCAGGCGAATGCTTCTTAGTCCCTCCAGAGCGAATCACTTCACCAACAATACTAGCTAAACCAACTTTATCAGCTGGTTCCAAGCGACTCCCTGTATGCACCATCGCTGTACCAGTCACAAATGGTAGCTCATGATCCTCCGCCAAATACACAACCATGCCGTTTTGTAAGACAAACCGCTCATACTTGGGTAGTTTGATCTCAGGTAGTGGCGCAAACTGTAACTCGTTATAATGCTTTGTCGTTGCCGGTACTGCCACAGTAAAGTCAAAAATTACAATTAAAAAGGCAACAGCTAGACTCAATGCATAAAAAAACCTCTTGCTCTTGGGAATTTGAAATTTTGAGAGAAGTCTAAACGGCGGCTTGTGCTGCTCAGAACTTTTCCTGTGGTCGCCGCTGTTGCTAGCTTGCTTCCCCAAAGGAGTACGGTGATTTTCCATCTGCTTTCTACTTTTCACCTTGTATCTGTGCATATATCTAATTCCTTTGCATCTTTTGCATTAGCCTGCTGTAAATCTCTGTGCGTTTCACCCCTATTGCGACAACAGCTTGCCAACAGTGCGATTTTCGGGTGTAAACGTTGCTTTTGCCACTCGCTGAATATCAGCAGGAGTCACTGCTGCAATTGCATCCAAATACTTAAACAAATTCTGCCAAGAGCCAGTTTTTGCCTCATATGCCGACAATAGTCCCGCCATCCCTAGATTGGAATTGAGGCTTGATAATAAAGCCACTCTGATTTGGGTTTTCACACGTTCCAACTCATTCGCTGAAACAGGCTCAGTCTTCAATTTATCTATTTCCTTTTGCAAAGCTGCTGCCAACTCATCTACAGTTTCACCAGAAGCCGTAGCAGCCGAGAAAACTATTAAATTCGGGTATTTGTTGCCTGGCGTACTAGGGTCAGCATCTACATTTAGTGCTAACTGCTGCTGTTCCACCAAAGACTCATACAGCCGCGACCTGCCCCCACAACATAATAAACTGCCAATGATGTCATAAACGGCATCATCTGGATGACTAAGCGCCGGACGGTGATAACCTTCAAAGTACCAGGGTTGAGATGGTAGCCGCAAAGTCACCTCCCGCATTTGTGTCTGCGGCGGTTCGACCGGAATTTGGGAAATTGGTTTTGGTTTGGCTTGATAGCGTCCAAAGTAAGTTTGTGCCAGTTTTTTAACCTCAGCCGGGTTGACATCTCCGACAATAGCGATGGTTAAATTGCTTGGTACATAGTATGTCTCAAAAAACTGCCGCACATCTTTTGGTGTTAAGTTGCGAATATCTTCTTCATAACCACTTATTGGCCGTCTATAGGGATGGAGTTTGAAAGCAGTATCGAAAAACTTCTCCCACATCAGTCCAGTAGGTGAGTTGTCCACCCGCAAGCGTCGCTCTTCCAAAACGGCATCTTTTTCTTGATAAAACTCGCGCCGAAATTCTGGTTCTAGAAATCGTTCTGACTCCAGCGACATCCACAGTTCCAACTTATTAGCAGGAAGGCTGTAATAATAAATGGTCTTATCTGTAGATGTCCCAGCATTTAAATCTGTAGCTCCTGCTTGTGTGACAATTTGCTCGAACTCATTCTCCTTAACTAGTTTGGCTGCTTGCGCTTTTACTTGCTCAAACTCGGCTTGCAACCGAGCAACCTCATCTTGTTTACCCTCAGCTTTTGCCGCTTTAATTTGAGCATCTAACTGTTCCAAGCGGTCTAGTAGGGGTTTCTCTGCTTGATAGTCTTTTGTACCAATGCGCGTTGTACCGTTGAATGCCAAATGCTCAAGAAAGTGAGCCATACCAGTTTTTCCATCTGGCTCATCCACTGCACCTACATCTGCATAAGTGACAAAGGAAACTACTGGTGCTTGATGCCGTTCCAAAACAATAAATTTGAGTCCATTATCGAGACGAAACTCACTCACCTGCTTAATCGCCCGATCTAGATAAGGTTGTATTGAACTTGGGGCTGGTGGGGTCTGAGTTTGAGCTAGAGCGACTTCTGGTATTAATCCCAACCACAAAATTACTAACGTCATCAATATTGCAAACATCCGACGCAATCTGATAGACACAGTAATTGCACAAACTAAATGGGAAATTAAGCGTTTTAGCCTTCCTTGATCTCTCCAACCCTCTTTTAAAACAAAATGATTTCTCTCATTCCTCAGAATTTTTTGTATCCCCAGGAAAGGGTTGACAAATACTGTTATTTTCCCAAAATGTATGAGTTGAGCAGTGACTATGTTAATATAGAGTTGATGTAACTTTTTAATCAACTCTATAAAGTCAACAGCCTTTTGGAGTTTCTGAAGTACAGAACAGTTTTGAAGCTGGTTCGATAACGGCATATAACTTTTATCCTGCTATTTTGTTAGTAGCAAGTTGGCTAAGCTAATCAGCATATAAGTTGCATTTTTAGCTAGTAAGCTAAAACATATCTAAATTGCATCATCACTTGTAGTAGTTGTCCTTTGTCATGACTAATGACAGTCTTCTCCTAACGAAGACGCTACGCGAACACGAGGATTATGTAACTTGGACGCACATTAGCTTACGCACAATTATGATTTTTTCAGGGGCAATGCAGATCAGCTTATTATTTGTTATTACTAAGCAGTTTAGTAGACTCCTGAAGAGGGCCATCATCCAAATGTTGTATATTTTTACTTTGGTTTTAATACGTCTTTAGATACAGCTTGGAAACGCCAATATTAAACCCTCCAGTCTTGACATTCCACCCGATAGTTGGCATTACCCAATCTGTCAGTGCTGATTGGGTAATGCCAATCAGTTAGGACTTATCCCTCTTCTGTGACTTTCCGGAGTCAGGAAGTAGTAAATAAACTAAACTATCCAGAAGCATAAGAGGGTTTAAATTGATTCATTGCACTAATTAAATGATTGAATCCCAAGAATAAATCGGAATTAGGAAACTTTGCATCATATCATGTCCGTTTAAACACTTATGATATCTGTGGAGGTCGGTAATTGGGAATTGGTAATTGGTAATTGGTAATTGGTTTTGAGTATTACCTATTACCCATTACCCATTACCTATTACCAAGCAAACCGACTATATCGTAAGTAATTAGCCGAACTTGATATCATAGGCAGCAGAGGGGCAAAGGTGCAGAGGGGAAAGAACTTGTATAAGCCTCTTTTCTGCTCAAGAACCTGCCTCCATCCGGCAATTTTCGCTTGCTGAACTTTAGTGACCTACTGGTGCTTTTGCTCCCGCACCACCCTTACCTAGAAACAGTAACAGGGGCAATGAGCAAATAAACGCCACTCCGACAACTCGAAAGATATCTGCATAAGATAAAACGGCAGCTTGAGTATTTACTGTTTGACTTAATAAAGCAAGTGCTTGTTGTTGTGCTGTTACTGTATTAACTTAATATACGTTACAGTAGCGTATCGTATATAATTAGTCAAGGTTATCTTTCATAAAGTTGAAAAGTTGGCCAGCAAATTGTCAAAATGACATTGGTTGGGGATGATAGTTTGATGAATAAGCAGATTCACAGCATTTCTGGACGACCACGTAGCACCCATGCTGACCAAGCTATTGTGCAAGCGACCCTAGAGTTGCTAGCAGAGGTAGGATACCAAAGCATGAGTATAGAAGCGATCGCCTCCCGTGCTGGAGTGGGGAAAACGACAATCTATCGGCGTTACACTTCTAAAGAAGAAATAGTTGCAGACGCGATCGAAAGCCTGAGAGAGGATATATCAATACCAGATACTGGAAG
Above is a window of Nostoc sp. UHCC 0702 DNA encoding:
- a CDS encoding SBBP repeat-containing protein, yielding MINQLGTTGVDLGLAAATDPSGNLYVTGYTTGPLAGTNNGSTDIWVIKFNNNGNQLWAKQGKRI
- a CDS encoding insulinase family protein; translation: MHRYKVKSRKQMENHRTPLGKQASNSGDHRKSSEQHKPPFRLLSKFQIPKSKRFFYALSLAVAFLIVIFDFTVAVPATTKHYNELQFAPLPEIKLPKYERFVLQNGMVVYLAEDHELPFVTGTAMVHTGSRLEPADKVGLASIVGEVIRSGGTKKHSPDELDEILEQRAAGVATAIAQTDGAAAFKALSEDLDMVFGLFAEVLREPVFAQEKVDLAKAQLKDSIARRNDDPDSIADREFLKLIYGKDSPYARTAEYATVDRITREDLLNFYQQYFYPNNIILEVVGDFDSSKMRSLIQAKLGDWQPNPNIAKPQLPEVSPANTGGVFFVNQPQLTQSTVCMGHLGGRGDSPDYGALSVLNEVLNARLMNELRSRQGLTYGVAASWSPNYDYPGVFIAGGQTRSEATVQFIKALQTEIKRIQEERITPEELALAKESTLNSFVFAFQEPGQTLSRLMTYEYYGYPADFIFRFQKAVAATTEADVQRVAQQYLKPENMVTLVVGNQTAIQPPLTQIGSPVIPIDNSAE
- a CDS encoding insulinase family protein, with product MFAILMTLVILWLGLIPEVALAQTQTPPAPSSIQPYLDRAIKQVSEFRLDNGLKFIVLERHQAPVVSFVTYADVGAVDEPDGKTGMAHFLEHLAFNGTTRIGTKDYQAEKPLLDRLEQLDAQIKAAKAEGKQDEVARLQAEFEQVKAQAAKLVKENEFEQIVTQAGATDLNAGTSTDKTIYYYSLPANKLELWMSLESERFLEPEFRREFYQEKDAVLEERRLRVDNSPTGLMWEKFFDTAFKLHPYRRPISGYEEDIRNLTPKDVRQFFETYYVPSNLTIAIVGDVNPAEVKKLAQTYFGRYQAKPKPISQIPVEPPQTQMREVTLRLPSQPWYFEGYHRPALSHPDDAVYDIIGSLLCCGGRSRLYESLVEQQQLALNVDADPSTPGNKYPNLIVFSAATASGETVDELAAALQKEIDKLKTEPVSANELERVKTQIRVALLSSLNSNLGMAGLLSAYEAKTGSWQNLFKYLDAIAAVTPADIQRVAKATFTPENRTVGKLLSQ